One window of the Anabaena sphaerica FACHB-251 genome contains the following:
- the rimP gene encoding ribosome maturation factor RimP encodes MTHPLVPQIIDLATPVAAELGLEIVGIVFHTNQRPPVLRVDIRNPQQDTGLDDCERMSRALEASLDAAEIIPDAYVLEVSSPGISRQLITDREFISFKGFPVVISTCEPYDGQQEWTGLLIRRDETKVYLNQKGRVVEIPRSLVTRVQLDERS; translated from the coding sequence ATGACTCATCCTTTAGTCCCACAAATTATTGACTTGGCGACCCCAGTAGCAGCAGAACTGGGATTAGAAATTGTTGGCATAGTTTTTCATACTAACCAACGTCCGCCAGTTTTGCGGGTAGATATCCGTAATCCCCAACAGGATACTGGTCTGGACGATTGCGAACGGATGAGCCGTGCTTTAGAAGCCTCCTTAGATGCGGCAGAGATAATTCCAGATGCCTATGTGTTGGAAGTATCTAGTCCTGGGATTTCGCGACAACTGATAACTGACAGAGAGTTTATTTCCTTTAAAGGTTTTCCTGTAGTTATCTCCACTTGTGAACCCTACGACGGACAGCAAGAGTGGACTGGTCTGTTGATTCGCCGGGATGAAACAAAAGTTTACTTAAACCAGAAAGGTCGTGTAGTTGAAATTCCCAGATCCCTAGTTACCAGGGTGCAGCTGGATGAGCGCAGCTAA